Part of the Terriglobia bacterium genome is shown below.
CATGCCGCTGATCCGGCATACGTTTTCACGCTCGGCGGCACGCAGAAGGTGGGCGGCGCCGAGGCGCAGGTCGTCAACATTTTCGGGAGCGGCGTGTCTGTGAAGTGGGCGCTGGACCCGCAGAGCAGCCGGTTATTGCGGGCTTCCTATGACGACGTCGGGCAGCGCGGGCCGGTGCAGCGCGCGATTGATTATTCGGACTGGCGCCCGGTGGACGGGCTCACTGTGCCTTTCCAGCGCGCCATCACCGAAAACGGCGAGCCCAGCGCAACCGAGCAGATCCAGAAGTACGACATCAATCCGCCGATTGACGACAAGCTGTTTGACAGGCCGGCGGATGCGCCTGCGCCCGCGAAGTAGGGTGCGCGCCCGCTGAGACCGAAACTGAAACTGAAACTAGATCTCCAGGATTACCGGCATGATCAGCGGCCGGCGTGAGGTGTTCTTCACGATGAAGCGCTTCAGATCCTGGCGGATCTTTTCCTTGATGACGCCCCAGTCGCGCTTCTCTTCCTCGGTCGAGTGTTCCAGCGTGTCCATGATAATCTGCCGCGCCTCGGTCATGAAGCCGTTATCCGCGCTCGCCGCCGCGAAGCCGCGCATCACGATTTCCGGCGCCGACTCGATCTGTCCGGTCAGCTTGTTGATCGCGATGATCGGCAGCACGATCCCGTCCTCGCTCAAGTGGCGCCGGTCTTTGATAATGAGGTCCTCGACCACGTCCCCGCGCGAGCCGGAATCAATGCACACTCGTCCCACCGTCACGCGTCCGGCCTTGCGCGCGCCCAATTCGTCGAATTCCAGCACGTCGCCGCTCTCGATCATCATCACCGACCCCACGGCTCCCAGCATGCTCCCCGCCATATCCGCGTGACGCTTGAGCTGCCGGTACTCGCCGTGGATCGGGATGAAATAACGCGGCTTCACCAGGTTGATCAGCAGCTTCAACTCTTCCCGACTGGCGTGGCCGCTGACGTGCACCGGCGGTTGCGAACCGTCTTCGTAAATCACGCGCGCCCCGCGGCGGTACAGGTGGTCAATCATCCGGTAGATGGATTTTTCGTTCCCCGGGATGATGCGCGACGACAGCACCACCGTGTCGCCGGGCTCGATCTTGGCGTGCTTGTGATTGTCCACCGCCGCGCGCGACAGCCCCGACATCGGCTCGCCCTGCGTCCCGCTGATCAGCACCATCACCCGCTCCGGCGGGAAAGTCTTGATCTCGCCGGGATGAATCAGCAGCCCGTCTGGCACTTCGATATACCCGAGGTCCTGCGCGATCTCGGTTGATTCGTTCATACTGCGACCCACCAGGGCCACCTTGCGCCGGTGCTGGTACGCCATCTCCATGGCCAGCTTGATGCGATGGATGGAGGACGAAAAACATGAGATGAACAGCCGCCGCGGCGCGCGCGCGAACACTTCGTCAAACCTTCGTCCCACCGCGCGCTCGCTCGGCGTGTACCCGGGCCGTTCCACGTTGGTTGAATCCTGGAACAGCGCCAGCACGCCTTGCTTGCCGTATTCGGCGAACGTGTGCAGGTCGAACAGTTTGTGGTCGGTGGGTGTGGGATCAACCTTGAAGTCGCCGGTGTGGATGATCACGCCCAGCGGCGTGTGGATCGCCAGCGCCACGCAATCCACCAGCGAATGCGTCACGTGGATGGGCATGATCTTGAAGGGCCCGAGGCTGACAAGTTCGCCCGCCCGCATCTCGATCAGCGTCGCATTGTCCAGCAGTCCGTGCTCGTCGAGCTTGTCCTCCACGTATGCCAGCGTGAACTCGGTGCCGTACACCGGCACGTTTAATTCGGTCAAAATCCAGGGCAGCGCGCCGATGTGGTCCTCGTGCCCATGGGTCAGCACGATGGCCTTCACCTGCTTGCGGTTCTGGATCAGGTAGCTGATGTCGGGGACAACAATGTCCACCCCGAGCAGTTCCATCTCGGGGAACATCAAGCCGGCGTCAATCACGACGATGTCATCGCCCCAACGCAGGGCCATGCAGTTCATCCCGAACTCGCCGAGTCCGCCGAGCGGCACGACCTGGAGTTTTCCCGTAGGCATGTGTCAGCTTCCGATGCTAGCACGTCCATGCGTTGATCAGGGCACGACTTCCAGTGTGCCGCGAAACCATGGGAAGGGCGCGTCACCTCTCGATGTGTTGGAGCGGGTTCGCCCTGGACCGCGTCGGACTACCGACTTCCCTCTTCCCGTGTATCCTTTGAAGTAATGCAAGAGCAGAAAAAATCCTGGCTCCGCCTGCGCGTCGAAGACGGCCTGCGCCGCGGCCTCACCCAGGCGTACGAAACTGTCAGAGTGGACCCGCAGAACTTCCTGGTGCAACTGCGCACCGGCTACGGCCTGCCGATCAGCACCTACGACGGCGTGTTCTCCGTCTCCGAGGAGCAACTCGACCGCATCGCCATTGACGTCATCCTCTCCGGGATGAAAATTGCCGCCGTTGAAGGTGCGGGCTTGGGTCTTGGCGGGCCGCTCACCATTGTTCCGGACCTGAGCATTCTTGCCGGCATTACCATTCGCACCGTCCAGAAGCTCAGCCTGATCTACGGTTTCCAATATGCCACCGATGCCGAAGTGGCCGACCTCTGGGTCGCCGCCGCCAGCGCCGCCGGCGTGGATATCAGCCGAGAATTACTGGAGAAGGAAGTGGTGAACCGCTTCGTGCCTCGCGTCATTCAGCGCATCGCCGTGCAGGCCAGCGGCGAAATCGTGGAACGTTGGGCCGGACGGCTCATCCCCGTCGTCAGCTCCGCCATCGGCGCCACCCTCAACTACTACTTCGTCCGCACCTGGGGCCGTCGTGCCATGACCCACTTCCGTCAGAAACACGACGCTCGCCGCAGCAGCCTCGCGCTTGCGCAGCCGATCACGTTGAACGCGCTGCCGCCCTACTCGTGATTGGCTCATGCCAACCTTCGCGCAGGCGTCGCACGTAATCATCCGCCGGCTCGGTGGCCCACAGGTCTTTTCCTGAACCCACCAACATTAGGAGTGGGTCGGACTCGACAGCCATCCAGACTTCGTCAGCGATGTTGACCATGCGGCCCTCGAACAGGACTAGGAAACTGTACGAATTCGCTCCGAGGGCTATTCAGAACAATCGCATCTGCTCCTCGAACAAGGGCGGTTCCGAAAGGCTGACCGAACGCACCGCCTTTGCCCGCGGCACCGCGCACTGCTCGCCCGCTTCCCTGTCCAGCCGATCGCGATCCGACTGCGTCCCGATTCCGTGCTTCTGGCGCAATCTTGCCATGAGCTGAGAAATTCTCTTTCGATACGCCGGCCCCAAGTACGCGCGCTCTCCGTAACGCTCGCGATAGTTCCGCACCAGGTGCGGAAACTCCTTCTCCAGCCACGGCAGGAAGATGGCCGCCGAGCACGGCTTCAGGAACAGCGGATTGGCGAAGATGTACCGTCCGCCCGCCTCCTTGGTCGCCTTCACCAACGCATCCAGGTCGCGTGCCGAATCGGTGATCCCCGGAATCACCGGCGCGCAGATCACTCCCGCCGGCACGCCCGCCTGGTTCAGCTTTTGCAGCGCTTTCATCCGCAGATCGGGACGCGGCGCCCTCGGCTCCAAAATCCGCGCCAGGTCCGAGTTCAGCGTCGTGATCGTCAGGTTGACAAACAGCTTGTTGCGCCTCGCCACCTGGCACAGCAACTCCGCATCGCGCAACACTAAGTCTGACTTGGTCACGATGCCGATGTCCCTTCCGCACTGCTCGGCGAAAACCTCAAGGATGGCCCGGGTTACGCCGAAATGGCGCTCTGCCGGTTGATACGGATCCGTCGCCGTCCCGATCGCAATCTCCTCCCCGGGCTTCACTTTTCGCAGATCGCGAGTGAGCAACTCCGCCGCCCGCTGCTTGACGTAAATCTTGCGCTCGAATTCCACTCCGTCGCGCATCTCCATGAACTCATGCGTATAGCGCGCGTAGCAGTACTTGCACGCGAACTCGCATCCGCGATACGGATTGATGGTCCAGGTAAACGGCATGCGCGGCGCCGTGCAGCGGTTCAGCAGCGACCGGGCCGCCAGTGTGAAGAACTCGACCTCGTGACCCTGCGAGATTGATTTGCCCTCGGCCGCCAGCCGCGCAATCCCCACCAAAGACGACGGGGACTCGCACGGGTCGAGCAGGGGAAGTGAACTCATGGGAAACCAGGAGCGAAGATATTCGCCTTTTCTTCGCTGTCTTAGATTAACTGCGCCGCGCTCGGGTTGTCAAATTCGAACCGCGAAGGGAGGGTGCCGGACTTAAGGTCCGAAACCGAGGAAAGGGTCCATTGGCATTGTCTCGGGCCTTGGCGTCCTTCGCGTCGTCTGCGGTTCAATGTTTTTTCCTGGGACGCAAATATAATCATCCATTTCATGGTCACACTCGACGACATCACCCTGGCCGCATCCCGCCTGCGCGGAACCGCGATCCGCACACCGCTTATCCCGTGGCCTCAGCAACAATTCGGCCGCGAACTTTACCTGAAACCGGAAAGCCTGCAGCCGATCGGCTCCTTCAAGCTCCGTGGCGCCTACAACAAAATCGCCTCGCTCTCCGAGGGCGAACGCCGGCGCGGCGTCATCAGCTACTCCAGCGGCAACCACGCGCAGGGCGTCGCTTACGCCGCGCGCACCCTCGGCGTGAGTTCCGTCATCGTCATGCCGGGCAACGCGCCGCAAATCAAAATCGACAGCACGCGCGCCCTCGGCGCCGAAATTGTTTTCGTCGGCCCCGCCAGCTCCGAACGCAAAGCGAAAGCGGAAGACCTCGCGCGCGAACATGGCTACGTCATCATCCCACCCTACAACGACGAAAAGATCATCGCCGGCGCCGGTACCGCCGGTCTGGAGATCTTTGCCGACCTCCCCGACGCCGAAACCGTCCTTGTTCCCGTCGGCGGTGGCGGTCTCATAAGCGGCGTCGCCGCGGCGCTCAAGCTCAGCGGCTCGAAAGCGAAAATTATCGGCGTCGAACCCGAACTCGCCGCCGACGCCCAGGCCAGTTTCCGCTCCGGTCGCATTGTCGAATTCTCGGCTGACCAAACCTCGCGCACCCTCGCCGACGGCCTCCGCACCCAGTCGGTCGGCGCAATTAATTTCGAGCATATCCGCCGCTTCGTGGATGACATCGTCACCGTCACCGAATCCGAAATGCTCGACGCCGTGCGCGGCCTCGCCCTGGACGCCAAGCTTGTCGCCGAACCCAGCGGCGCCGTCACCTTTGCCGCCTTCCTCTTTCGCAATCTTCCTGCCGCGCAAAAAACCGTCGCCGTCATCAGCGGCGGCAACATCGACCCCGCCATGCTTGCCCGTGTGTTGTCCGAGCCCCACTCGGCACCGCATTGACCATATTTTCTTGCTCGGGCTCTCGCATGCCGCCCTCGGCTCCCGCTCCGCACCTTCGGTGATTCCCCTGCGTTCTCTGCGGTGATCCTGGGCTGCTAGAATCACACTCACTCGCAGGAGTCACTTGCAATGAAGCATCGCCTCCTTCTCCTTGCAACCGTGCTCGCCATCACGCCTGTCTGCTTCGGCGCCGCCCAACGTGGCGTCATGGTCCGCGCCGCGCAGATCTACCTCTCGCCCGATTCCTCCTCTGCCAAGATCGCCAACATCGACCGCGGACGCGAAGTCGCCGTGCTGGAAAGATCGCGCGACTGGGCCCACGTCCTCGCCACCCTCGCCGAACCCACCGACTCGACCGAAGGCCGCGACGTTAGCGGCTGGATGCTCGACAAGGGCATCGTCCACTCCTCAACTGCTAACGGCGACCGCATCCTTTTCGGCGAAGCCGTCGGCTGCGAGCAGGAAGCCGGGCGCCGCGGCGGGCGTCGCGGCGCCGATAAAGATGCCTTCCGCCTCTACTATCGCGCCGCCGAATATTTCCCGCAGTCGCCGCTGGCCGGCGAAGCCCTCTACCGCGCCGCCGACATCCGCTGGCAGATCGATCGCGCCGACATCTTCGGCCGCCCCTCCGGCCGCTCCGGCGACCCGCGCAACCGTCTCTACGGTATTGACGAAGACCTGATGAAGCAGGTGATCAAGAAATTCCCGCATACCAAATGGGCCGACCTCGCCGCTTATCAACTGCTGGATAACAAGCTTTGCGGCGACTGGCAGGGCGAATCCAAGTGTCCGGAAAAAGAAGCCGAGGTTTACGAGAAGTACGCCGTCGAGCACCCGCAGTCGCCGCGTGCGCCGGAAGCCTTGTTCAACGCCGCCTTCCGCCGCGCCGCGCTCATCGAGCTCTACAAGAATGAGGGCAAGTCGAACCACATCGGTGAAGCCAAAGCCCAGGCCGCCGCGCTGGCCCAACGCGTCATCGCCAATTTTCCGCAAAGCGATTGGGCCGATCGCGCCCAAACCCTGTTATATAAATTGGACCAGGGAATCGCCACCTACGGCACCGGGGTGGAGTGAACGCTTTCTCGTGGATTTGTCGTTCCGGGAGCAGCGCGGAATCTTGCTTTTCTTGATCACGGAGACGCTTTGAACGACTACCTGCTCGCAGTCCTGCTCGGCATCGTTGAAGGCCTCACCGAATTTCTTCCTGTCAGCTCCACGGCGCACCTGCGCATAAGCGAAGCCCTTCTCGGCATGGATCTCGCCAACGGCTACTGGAAGATGTTTTCCATCGTCATTCAGCTCGGCGCCATTGTTTGCCTGCCCATCTATTTTCGGCGCCGCATTGCCGACTTCCTCTCCACGTTCCCGCACGGCATCGGCAACCGCCGTTCCGTCCTCGAGCATCCGGTCACGCTCACTCTGGCCGCCTTCGTCTGCACCGCCGGCCCCGCGTTTCTTCTGACCAAGGTGATCGGCAAGCATCTGGAAAGCCTTTTCATCATGGCTTCCGCGCTGATCATCGGCGGCATCGTGATGTGGGTAGTTGACGTCCTCTACGACCGGCGCCGCGAACGCTTCACCTCCCTCGGTCACCGCACCGACTCCATGGAGCAAGTGTCTCTCCCGCAATCCATCTGGATCGGCGCCTGTCAAGTCCTGTCTGCCGTCTTCCCCGGCACCTCGCGTTCCATGGCCACCATCGCCGCCGGACAGGTTGTCGGCATGTCGCGCGCCGCAGCTCTCGAATTCTCCTTCTTCCTATCCATCCCCACCATGATCGCCGCCACCGGCTATGACCTCCTGAAATCGCTGCGTCACAAGCCCGGCGTCGGCGGTGAAATCGGTGTAGCTCCCGCCGACCTCCATCAATGGATCGTGCTGGCCATCGGATTCGTGGTCTCGTTCATCGTCGCCTATCTGGTCGTTGCCTGGTTCATGCGATGGGTTCGCCGCCGCGGCTTTGTCCCATTCGCCGTGTACCGCATCCTGGTCGGCGCCGCCATCCTCGCCTGGGCCCTCAAATCCGCCGGCTAAGTCTTGAGACGCCCTACGAACCTGGGTTCTTGGCCATCGCAAACGAGTCGTAAGACCTGCTTGCCTCATGCCTCTAGCTACTTCTTCGATTACCGCATCGAAAATTCACCCCCTAGACCCTCAATTTCTGCCATAATTGCCGTGCTCTGGCGTGGTCGCGTCTCGCGATACGCCTACATGAAGTTTTTCTCCCAGGGCTTCTCCCCGACGGGCAATCGCCGGCTCAATGAGCTGGTAGGCTTTCTTTTGCTTGTCTCCGCGCTCCTCCTATTCCTCGCCATCGCGTCTTATTCGCCGCTTGATCCGTCATTCAACACCGCGTCCGCTCCGCTCCCCTCAGTTCCCTCGCGCAACTGGATCGGCATCGCCGGGGCCTACGGCAGCGACCTCCTGCTGCAGTTCGCCGGGCTCGCCGCGTTCGTGATTCCCTTGTACGTCGGCACGCTCGGCGCACGCTGGTTCCGCTCGCGCAAGATCGAGTCCCCGGGCGCGCGCGTCCTCGGCGCCTGCTCGCTGCTGATCTTCTCCGCCGCCCTACTCGCGCTCTTGCCCTGGCACTGGCGCTGGTTGCACGCCATTCCCATTGAAGGTCTGCTCGGACGCATCGTCGGCGACGCCCTCATCCACTATTTCAATCTGGCCGGCGCCTACTTGATCTCGCTCAGCGCCATCGCCGTCGCGCTGTATCTCTCGACCGCCTTCTCCTTCGGCGCGCTCCGCCTCTGGCTGGAAACGCGCTTCGCCTTCGCCTTTGCTCTGCGTGACCGCTTCCAGGACTGGCGTGCCGCTCGCGCCAAAGTGAAAGCCCTGAAGCAACTGGAGAAGCGGCGCGCGCAGCGCCCCGTGGTCAGCGCGGAACTGGTACCCGCCAGACGCGCGCCGGTCGAGCCGGTGAGAACCGGCATCGAGAAGGAACTGGAAGCCGCGGCCGCGGAACCGCCGTCCGCCGCGCCTGTGCCCCACGCCGACGACATGGCCCTGGTTCCCGAAGTTACCTCGCGCGCCGACAGCGCTCAAAAGGCCAAGACCACCATGCCGCGCATCGCCGGCGGCTTCAAGCTGCCCTCCAGCGCGCTCCTCCACCGTCCCGACGAGCAGCAGGTCATCGACGAGGAAGAACTCAAGACGCTTGCCACCGTGCTCACGGAAAAATGCGCCGAGTTCGAAGTCCACGGCCACGTCACCCAGATCAATCCCGGCCCCGTCGTCACCACCTTCGAGCTCAAGCCCGAAGCCGGCATCAAGTACAGTCGCATCACCAGCCTGTGTGACGACCTCTGCCTGGCACTGCGTGCC
Proteins encoded:
- a CDS encoding ribonuclease J translates to MPTGKLQVVPLGGLGEFGMNCMALRWGDDIVVIDAGLMFPEMELLGVDIVVPDISYLIQNRKQVKAIVLTHGHEDHIGALPWILTELNVPVYGTEFTLAYVEDKLDEHGLLDNATLIEMRAGELVSLGPFKIMPIHVTHSLVDCVALAIHTPLGVIIHTGDFKVDPTPTDHKLFDLHTFAEYGKQGVLALFQDSTNVERPGYTPSERAVGRRFDEVFARAPRRLFISCFSSSIHRIKLAMEMAYQHRRKVALVGRSMNESTEIAQDLGYIEVPDGLLIHPGEIKTFPPERVMVLISGTQGEPMSGLSRAAVDNHKHAKIEPGDTVVLSSRIIPGNEKSIYRMIDHLYRRGARVIYEDGSQPPVHVSGHASREELKLLINLVKPRYFIPIHGEYRQLKRHADMAGSMLGAVGSVMMIESGDVLEFDELGARKAGRVTVGRVCIDSGSRGDVVEDLIIKDRRHLSEDGIVLPIIAINKLTGQIESAPEIVMRGFAAASADNGFMTEARQIIMDTLEHSTEEEKRDWGVIKEKIRQDLKRFIVKNTSRRPLIMPVILEI
- a CDS encoding EcsC family protein, which encodes MQEQKKSWLRLRVEDGLRRGLTQAYETVRVDPQNFLVQLRTGYGLPISTYDGVFSVSEEQLDRIAIDVILSGMKIAAVEGAGLGLGGPLTIVPDLSILAGITIRTVQKLSLIYGFQYATDAEVADLWVAAASAAGVDISRELLEKEVVNRFVPRVIQRIAVQASGEIVERWAGRLIPVVSSAIGATLNYYFVRTWGRRAMTHFRQKHDARRSSLALAQPITLNALPPYS
- a CDS encoding radical SAM protein, translating into MSSLPLLDPCESPSSLVGIARLAAEGKSISQGHEVEFFTLAARSLLNRCTAPRMPFTWTINPYRGCEFACKYCYARYTHEFMEMRDGVEFERKIYVKQRAAELLTRDLRKVKPGEEIAIGTATDPYQPAERHFGVTRAILEVFAEQCGRDIGIVTKSDLVLRDAELLCQVARRNKLFVNLTITTLNSDLARILEPRAPRPDLRMKALQKLNQAGVPAGVICAPVIPGITDSARDLDALVKATKEAGGRYIFANPLFLKPCSAAIFLPWLEKEFPHLVRNYRERYGERAYLGPAYRKRISQLMARLRQKHGIGTQSDRDRLDREAGEQCAVPRAKAVRSVSLSEPPLFEEQMRLF
- a CDS encoding threonine/serine dehydratase, encoding MVTLDDITLAASRLRGTAIRTPLIPWPQQQFGRELYLKPESLQPIGSFKLRGAYNKIASLSEGERRRGVISYSSGNHAQGVAYAARTLGVSSVIVMPGNAPQIKIDSTRALGAEIVFVGPASSERKAKAEDLAREHGYVIIPPYNDEKIIAGAGTAGLEIFADLPDAETVLVPVGGGGLISGVAAALKLSGSKAKIIGVEPELAADAQASFRSGRIVEFSADQTSRTLADGLRTQSVGAINFEHIRRFVDDIVTVTESEMLDAVRGLALDAKLVAEPSGAVTFAAFLFRNLPAAQKTVAVISGGNIDPAMLARVLSEPHSAPH
- a CDS encoding undecaprenyl-diphosphate phosphatase, which gives rise to MNDYLLAVLLGIVEGLTEFLPVSSTAHLRISEALLGMDLANGYWKMFSIVIQLGAIVCLPIYFRRRIADFLSTFPHGIGNRRSVLEHPVTLTLAAFVCTAGPAFLLTKVIGKHLESLFIMASALIIGGIVMWVVDVLYDRRRERFTSLGHRTDSMEQVSLPQSIWIGACQVLSAVFPGTSRSMATIAAGQVVGMSRAAALEFSFFLSIPTMIAATGYDLLKSLRHKPGVGGEIGVAPADLHQWIVLAIGFVVSFIVAYLVVAWFMRWVRRRGFVPFAVYRILVGAAILAWALKSAG